One part of the Lotus japonicus ecotype B-129 chromosome 2, LjGifu_v1.2 genome encodes these proteins:
- the LOC130740367 gene encoding dirigent protein 19-like, whose product MAYALQNYALNIFLLALALIPFEGACGSHHHQLQHLKSLHFSLFQHETINRTGYVIVNGVQGGPGITETTTPFGTLFVFQDPLTVTANRSSKLVGIAEGTSITSSLDGLRSISIAKLTLRLKNHRGSVSIVGGTHNVKPSDHPIVGGTEDFLFVQGYVTSSPVDLKGVTVTYKIEFHLYWPPYATHAS is encoded by the coding sequence ATGGCTTATGCTTTGCAAAACTATGCtcttaatatttttcttttggccTTGGCCTTAATCCCATTTGAGGGAGCCTGTGGCTCCCATCATCACCAATTGCAGCACCTCAAATCCCTTCACTTCTCTCTGTTTCAACATGAAACCATAAACAGAACAGGATATGTCATAGTGAATGGAGTGCAAGGAGGGCCAGGAATCACTGAAACCACAACCCCTTTTGGCACTCTATTTGTCTTTCAGGACCCTTTGACTGTCACAGCCAACAGATCCTCCAAACTTGTTGGAATTGCTGAGGGAACTTCCATCACCTCAAGCCTTGATGGGCTTCGCAGCATTTCGATTGCGAAGCTAACTCTGCGCCTGAAAAATCACAGGGGTTCTGTTTCCATTGTTGGAGGTACACATAATGTTAAGCCTTCAGATCATCCAATAGTGGGAGGTACAGAAGATTTCTTGTTTGTGCAAGGCTATGTTACCTCTTCTCCTGTTGATCTAAAGGGTGTTACCGTTACCTACAAGATTGAATTTCATCTATACTGGCCTCCTTATGCAACTCATGCCTCTTAA